The following proteins are co-located in the Streptomyces sp. DT2A-34 genome:
- a CDS encoding carbohydrate ABC transporter permease, whose amino-acid sequence MSSVSALGKQRTPVRPGRILLHVFLASMALAWLAPLLWAVYAALRPYGETSEKGYVSWPDKLTFENFTNAFTQSDMTHYFGNTMLIAIPAVLLTLFLSSMVAFYVSRFDFRVNLFLLLVFTAGNLLPQQVIITPLYRLYLLVDLPGITMSGKLYDSALGLVLIHVAFQSGFCAFVLSNYMKMLPHELTEAALVDGASVWRLYWQITLPLCKPAMAALGTLLSIWIYNDFFWALVLISTGENMPITSALNNLSGQYFTDPNLIAAGALITAVPVLAVYFLLQRQFVSGLTLGANKG is encoded by the coding sequence ATGAGCTCCGTGAGCGCGCTGGGCAAGCAGCGCACCCCCGTCCGCCCGGGCCGGATCCTGCTGCACGTCTTCCTCGCGAGCATGGCGCTGGCCTGGCTCGCCCCGCTGCTCTGGGCGGTCTACGCGGCCCTGCGCCCGTACGGCGAGACCTCCGAGAAGGGCTATGTCTCCTGGCCCGACAAGCTGACGTTCGAGAACTTCACGAACGCCTTCACGCAGTCGGACATGACGCACTACTTCGGCAACACGATGCTGATCGCGATCCCGGCCGTGCTGCTGACGCTGTTCCTGTCGTCGATGGTCGCCTTCTACGTCAGCCGCTTCGACTTCCGCGTCAACCTGTTCCTGCTGCTGGTCTTCACGGCCGGCAACCTGCTGCCGCAGCAGGTCATCATCACCCCGCTGTACCGGCTGTACCTGCTCGTCGACCTGCCCGGCATCACCATGAGCGGCAAGCTCTACGACTCCGCGCTGGGCCTGGTCCTCATCCACGTGGCGTTCCAGTCGGGCTTCTGCGCCTTCGTGCTGAGCAACTACATGAAGATGCTGCCGCACGAGCTGACCGAGGCGGCCCTCGTCGACGGCGCCTCGGTGTGGCGGCTGTACTGGCAGATCACCCTGCCGCTGTGCAAGCCGGCGATGGCGGCTCTCGGGACCCTGCTGTCCATCTGGATCTACAACGACTTCTTCTGGGCTCTCGTCCTGATCTCGACCGGCGAGAACATGCCGATCACGTCGGCGCTGAACAACCTCTCCGGGCAGTACTTCACCGACCCCAACCTGATCGCGGCCGGCGCCCTGATCACCGCGGTCCCGGTCCTGGCCGTGTACTTCCTGCTCCAGCGCCAGTTCGTCAGCGGCCTCACGCTCGGCGCCAACAAGGGCTGA
- a CDS encoding ABC transporter substrate-binding protein, translating to MHHTSSPSGLSLPSPSRRTLLRGVGGAAVLGAGIPLLSACGGSGSASDPKTVTVGSNASDAVPKKAFADIYAAFKKESGLTVDVNTKDHNTFQEQINSYLQGTPDDVFNWFAGYRMQFFAAKGLATPIDDVWKTIGGNFPDAMHKLSKGEDGKYYFVPLYTYPWALFYRKSVFKEKGYEVPTKWDDFVALCKQMKKDGLVPIAFGDKDAWPALGTFDQINFRANGYDFHVELMAGKASWTDAKVRKAFDLWTEILPYHQDGATGRTWQDAAQTLASKKAGMYLLGTFVGQQFTNEADREDLDFFAFPEIDPAYGQETVEAPTDGFMLSKAQKNKAGAVKLLQYLGSPAAEEIYLKSDPNVVAASTKADTSSYSALQKKAYEMISGAKSLTQFMDRDSRPDFTSTVMQPALQKFIRDPKQIDSLLSSIERQKKTIFASS from the coding sequence ATGCACCACACCTCCTCCCCCTCCGGTCTTTCCCTCCCCTCGCCCAGCCGCCGCACCCTGCTGCGTGGCGTGGGCGGCGCCGCAGTTCTCGGCGCCGGCATTCCCTTGCTCAGCGCCTGCGGCGGCAGCGGCTCGGCGAGTGACCCGAAGACCGTCACGGTCGGCTCCAACGCGTCGGACGCGGTGCCGAAGAAGGCGTTCGCCGACATCTACGCGGCGTTCAAGAAGGAGTCCGGGCTCACGGTCGACGTGAACACCAAGGACCACAACACCTTCCAGGAGCAGATCAACTCCTACCTGCAGGGCACGCCGGACGACGTGTTCAACTGGTTCGCCGGCTACCGCATGCAGTTCTTCGCGGCCAAGGGACTGGCCACGCCGATCGACGACGTGTGGAAGACCATCGGGGGCAACTTCCCCGACGCGATGCACAAGCTCAGCAAGGGCGAGGACGGCAAGTACTACTTCGTGCCGCTGTACACGTACCCGTGGGCGCTCTTCTACCGCAAGAGCGTCTTCAAGGAGAAGGGGTACGAGGTTCCCACCAAGTGGGACGACTTCGTCGCGCTGTGCAAGCAGATGAAGAAGGACGGGCTCGTCCCGATCGCCTTCGGTGACAAGGACGCCTGGCCCGCGCTCGGCACCTTCGACCAGATCAACTTCCGTGCCAACGGCTACGACTTCCACGTCGAGCTGATGGCCGGCAAGGCCTCGTGGACCGACGCCAAGGTGCGCAAGGCCTTCGACCTGTGGACGGAGATCCTCCCCTACCACCAGGACGGTGCCACCGGCCGTACCTGGCAGGACGCCGCCCAGACGCTGGCGTCCAAGAAGGCCGGCATGTATCTGCTGGGCACCTTCGTGGGGCAGCAGTTCACCAACGAGGCCGACCGCGAGGACCTGGACTTCTTCGCCTTCCCGGAGATCGACCCGGCGTACGGCCAGGAGACCGTCGAGGCGCCCACCGACGGCTTCATGCTCTCCAAGGCCCAGAAGAACAAGGCCGGTGCCGTGAAGCTGCTGCAGTACCTGGGCTCCCCGGCCGCCGAGGAGATCTACCTCAAGTCCGACCCGAACGTCGTCGCCGCCTCCACCAAGGCCGACACCTCCTCGTACAGCGCCCTGCAGAAGAAGGCGTACGAGATGATCTCGGGTGCGAAGAGCCTGACGCAGTTCATGGACCGGGACAGCCGGCCGGACTTCACCTCCACGGTGATGCAGCCCGCGCTGCAGAAGTTCATCCGCGACCCCAAGCAGATCGACAGCCTGCTCTCGTCGATCGAGCGCCAGAAGAAGACGATCTTCGCCTCGTCATGA
- a CDS encoding glycoside hydrolase family 36 protein codes for MHHLFTPVASVPVDEARARVHEEGWQSWSPSGAYAVGDKPYRPTNDNWATVCYRPGVTVPEGTFQGEGLLALDPGDGSPVRLWAAVNPTREVPSIRLVVVDGRAEVSADGPVKEWTGATVQSVLGDWADSLQLSAPRPAPTVWCSWYEYFTAVTEDDIHENLRAMENLDLPIDVVQIDDGYQKALGDWLTLSGRFRSRAGIADEIRARGRRAGIWTAPFLVDPASDLAAEHPEWLVRDTDGGFTHAGRNWGHDLRVLDTTHPEAAAYLTDVFRTLRAEGYDYFKVDFLYAGALDGVRHDGDMDALTAYREGIQLIREAIGEDAYLLGCGAPLLASIGLFDAMRVSPDTAPHRRPEADDYSQPGQDPAEFTGVGRQWQHGRLWVNDPDCLMARPAVETREQWAAHVEATGGLMASSDRLLSLDEWGVATTRRLLGGADL; via the coding sequence GTGCACCACCTCTTCACCCCCGTCGCCTCCGTGCCCGTGGACGAGGCCCGCGCCCGCGTCCACGAGGAGGGCTGGCAGTCCTGGAGCCCCAGCGGCGCCTACGCCGTCGGCGACAAGCCGTACCGCCCCACCAACGACAACTGGGCGACGGTCTGTTACCGGCCGGGCGTCACCGTCCCGGAGGGCACGTTCCAGGGCGAGGGCCTGCTGGCGCTCGACCCGGGCGACGGATCGCCGGTCCGCCTGTGGGCGGCGGTCAATCCGACACGTGAGGTCCCGTCGATCCGGCTGGTCGTGGTGGACGGTCGGGCCGAGGTCAGCGCCGACGGTCCGGTGAAGGAGTGGACGGGCGCCACCGTGCAGTCGGTCCTGGGCGACTGGGCCGACAGCCTCCAGCTGTCGGCCCCGCGCCCGGCCCCGACGGTCTGGTGCTCCTGGTACGAGTACTTCACCGCCGTCACCGAGGACGACATCCACGAGAACCTCCGTGCGATGGAGAACCTCGACCTGCCCATCGACGTCGTCCAGATCGACGACGGCTACCAGAAGGCCCTCGGCGACTGGCTCACCCTCTCCGGCCGCTTCCGCTCCCGCGCGGGCATCGCGGACGAGATCAGGGCACGGGGCCGCCGGGCAGGCATCTGGACCGCGCCCTTCCTGGTCGACCCGGCGAGCGACCTGGCCGCCGAGCACCCCGAGTGGCTGGTCCGGGACACGGACGGCGGCTTCACGCACGCCGGCCGCAACTGGGGCCACGACCTGCGCGTCCTGGACACCACGCACCCCGAGGCGGCGGCGTATCTGACGGACGTGTTCCGCACGCTGCGCGCCGAGGGCTACGACTACTTCAAGGTCGACTTCCTCTACGCGGGCGCCCTGGACGGCGTACGGCACGACGGGGACATGGACGCGCTGACGGCGTACCGCGAGGGCATCCAGCTGATCCGCGAGGCGATCGGCGAGGACGCCTACCTGCTGGGCTGCGGAGCACCCCTGTTGGCGTCCATCGGCCTGTTCGACGCGATGCGGGTCAGCCCTGACACCGCCCCGCACCGCCGCCCCGAGGCCGACGACTACAGCCAGCCCGGCCAGGACCCGGCCGAGTTCACCGGCGTCGGCCGTCAGTGGCAGCACGGCCGGCTCTGGGTCAACGACCCCGACTGTCTGATGGCCCGCCCGGCGGTGGAGACCCGAGAGCAGTGGGCGGCCCACGTCGAGGCGACGGGTGGCCTGATGGCGTCCAGCGACCGCCTGCTGTCGCTGGACGAGTGGGGCGTGGCCACGACCCGCCGTCTCCTCGGGGGAGCCGACCTGTGA
- a CDS encoding helix-turn-helix transcriptional regulator has translation MSPALITTLRQQRLGAELRKLRERAGLTSTAAAGLLSAPQARISNIEAGRYAVSADRVRTLARNYSCAEEAYVDALAGMTGARTRGWWEEYRDNLPSGLLDLAELEYHATAIRVAVTVHMPGLLQTSEHARATMREAVPPLRPYEIEHRVSYRVKRQAVLFEGTPTPYTAIVHEAALRMGFGGADIARAQLRYLLEMSEQPTVTLLVLPFGQTGFPASGQPITCASGPVPQLDTVVLDTDHGCEFLDAEAQLDRYRSVLDRMESRALPEPESRDLIHRIAAEL, from the coding sequence ATGTCTCCCGCCCTCATCACCACCCTGCGCCAGCAGCGCCTCGGCGCCGAGCTGCGTAAACTCCGCGAGCGCGCGGGCCTGACGTCGACCGCAGCCGCCGGGCTCCTGAGCGCACCGCAGGCTCGGATCAGCAACATCGAGGCCGGGCGGTACGCAGTGAGCGCCGACCGCGTACGCACGCTGGCGCGCAACTACAGCTGCGCCGAGGAGGCTTACGTCGACGCCCTCGCCGGCATGACGGGCGCCCGCACTCGGGGTTGGTGGGAGGAGTACCGCGACAACCTCCCATCGGGACTCCTCGATCTGGCGGAACTCGAATACCACGCCACGGCGATCCGCGTAGCCGTCACCGTGCACATGCCGGGACTGCTCCAGACCTCGGAGCACGCCCGCGCCACTATGCGGGAAGCCGTTCCGCCTCTACGTCCGTACGAAATCGAGCACCGCGTCTCCTACCGCGTGAAGCGCCAGGCCGTCCTGTTCGAGGGCACTCCGACCCCCTACACAGCCATCGTCCATGAGGCAGCCCTGCGCATGGGCTTCGGCGGCGCGGACATCGCCCGCGCCCAGCTGCGGTACCTACTGGAGATGAGCGAGCAGCCGACAGTCACCCTGCTGGTGCTGCCTTTCGGCCAGACCGGCTTCCCCGCGTCGGGCCAGCCCATCACATGCGCGAGCGGCCCTGTCCCACAGCTCGACACCGTGGTCCTGGACACCGACCATGGCTGCGAGTTCCTGGATGCCGAGGCTCAGTTGGACCGCTACCGCTCCGTACTGGACCGCATGGAGTCCCGCGCTCTTCCCGAGCCCGAATCCCGAGACCTGATCCACCGCATCGCCGCCGAGCTCTGA
- a CDS encoding DUF397 domain-containing protein: MPELTWQRSTYSAEAANCVEIASTPTTMHIRDSKNPTGSHLTFRPTAWAGFLSHAMTAKR, encoded by the coding sequence ATGCCCGAACTGACCTGGCAGAGGTCCACATACAGCGCCGAAGCCGCCAACTGCGTCGAGATAGCCAGCACCCCCACCACCATGCACATCCGCGACTCCAAGAACCCGACCGGCTCCCACCTCACCTTCCGGCCCACCGCGTGGGCAGGCTTCCTCTCACACGCGATGACCGCGAAGCGGTAA
- a CDS encoding carbohydrate ABC transporter permease: MTTDITKEIPEAAAESPSGAAPAKKVPQGHRRLLTRRDRLTLGLMAGLPTILHIALVWVTALASIALAFTTWDGIGFDSIKWVGLENFKELFSNNPQFWPAVEHNVIWFVVLILIPTPLGLFLAVQLDKKIRFSRVYQTAFFLPVVLSMAVIGFVWQLIYNPDTGLINSLIGANEPGKYIDWIGDPDLNLWAILIAASWRHTGYMMILYLAGLKGVDPALREASALDGAGEWQTFKNVIFPTLRPTNTIVLVVTIIEALRAFDLVFVFNKGAEGTELLSILVTNNIIGESSRIGYGSAIAVVLLLISLAVIIPYLIATFRKERRA, from the coding sequence ATGACGACCGACATCACCAAGGAGATCCCGGAGGCGGCCGCCGAGTCGCCTTCGGGCGCTGCCCCCGCCAAGAAGGTGCCCCAGGGGCACCGCCGCCTGCTGACCCGCCGCGACCGGCTGACCCTCGGCCTGATGGCGGGCCTGCCCACGATCCTGCACATCGCCCTCGTCTGGGTCACCGCCCTCGCCTCGATCGCGCTGGCCTTCACCACCTGGGACGGCATCGGCTTCGACTCGATCAAGTGGGTCGGCCTCGAGAACTTCAAGGAACTGTTCAGCAACAACCCGCAGTTCTGGCCGGCCGTCGAGCACAACGTCATCTGGTTCGTCGTGCTCATCCTGATCCCGACGCCGCTCGGGCTGTTCCTGGCCGTGCAGCTGGACAAGAAGATCCGCTTCAGCCGCGTCTACCAGACCGCGTTCTTCCTGCCGGTCGTGCTGTCCATGGCCGTCATCGGCTTCGTCTGGCAGCTGATCTACAACCCCGACACCGGCCTGATCAACAGCCTCATCGGGGCCAACGAGCCCGGCAAGTACATCGACTGGATCGGCGACCCGGACCTCAACCTCTGGGCGATCCTCATCGCCGCGTCCTGGCGCCACACCGGCTACATGATGATCCTGTACCTGGCCGGCCTCAAGGGCGTCGACCCCGCGCTGCGGGAGGCGTCCGCCCTGGACGGCGCGGGCGAGTGGCAGACGTTCAAGAACGTCATCTTCCCCACCCTGCGCCCGACCAACACCATCGTCCTGGTGGTGACGATCATCGAGGCGCTGCGCGCGTTCGACCTGGTCTTCGTCTTCAACAAGGGTGCCGAGGGCACCGAGTTGCTGTCGATCCTGGTCACCAACAACATCATCGGCGAGTCCAGCCGCATCGGATACGGCTCCGCGATCGCCGTCGTCCTGCTGCTGATCTCCCTCGCCGTGATCATCCCGTATCTGATCGCGACCTTCCGGAAGGAGCGGCGCGCATGA